The region tgttactttcaaatttacaaatgttctacaattgtttattaacaTCTTTATTTGACGCTGTGTTATGCACTAAGTGTACAAGTGTGTGTGTGACTATGTAGATAATGGGTAAAATACGCGATATGGTGACGACGTGTCCGTTATTAACAGTTTGTGCAACGCTGATGGAGGAAACAGCAGTATTAACTTGTGGCCGTGCACCTGGACCAGGAAGTTCTGAAAACGATTACGGAGCTCGTTCACCTACGTCTACAGCGTCGTAGTGGGTCCAAAGCTCGAGGCCGCACTGCGAAATCCTGAACACGGTTGAGTGCACCTGGGACTTTTCCAAAGCTTCTGTGATTGAGTTGGGGAGCTTGAAGGTCTCCTCGAGGTATGGGTGGACTGATTCCAGTGTCGCTGGGTCCTTCCTTGGCCTGTGGCCCAGTGACCTGTAGTACAAGTACTCTGGCTCCTCGTCCAGACCCTTCTGAGACCTCTCGATCCTCTCAAACATCTCTAAAACGGTCATATATTCATACTCAAAGTTTTTTGACACGAAGTTAAGGTTAGATTCTCTCGAAACGTGCACTGAGATCCTACAGTCCTTAAGTATTGATTTCAGACGTTCTGGATTCCACTCCTCCAAACATCCTCCCAGTTCAGCACTAGAACAGCCTAAAAGTGACAAATTTAAGCATAAAGCGTGCCTGTTATCTTAAATGGGACGGATTCCTTTATCAAGGCCTTTATATCAGCATCTTTTAACACTGTTAATGCCTGCTTCATATACTATACCTTCAAAAATAACTACTGTGTAAGTATtcaaacataaaaatattaaatatttctgTAGTGAAATAAGGTGCGATACCGTATCACTAGTTTCATTATTCTACAGTCTatttctttatttaattttaatcgTCCCGACACCCAGTAAAATGTAGGCGAGTGCTTCCGcactttgttttttttaaGTATTTTTTCGACCCTGGAGACTCCTCTATAAAACTGTCTGATAATAGTCTGTTGTcgtttaaatgtgtatcgATTTTGACTATTCTCGTTCCATCTTCAGAATCCCAAAAGTATATAATGCGTTCGAGGCTATTAGGTAAATCCTCTATAACGTGGTCACCAAGGGTTACGGTCCCTATTTTTAGTTCCTGGAGTGAATTTTTAACCTGAATTTTATTCAGTTCATGGTGGTTGTCGTAAACTTGGTGTACGTGTTCAGGTAGTGTGTCATCAAAATTAAGTGAAAATGGATTTCTTCTCAACACTTTGTACTTTCCATTAGATTCTTCTATGTACTCTGATACTATGGACCTGCCCGTAGAGTAATCGGTTACGACCTTTACTCTCTTCTTTTCGTTGGACTTGTCAATGGCAATGTGTCGAGACAAATAGTTGCAATTTCCCttttcaaataaatttCCGATCTTGATTTGACctaaaatatgtttttttggGTCTTTGATCTTGACCACCAGTAAATCTGGGTTGTCTAAAACCGTTAGGTGGTTCCCAAAGTGGGTAGATTCTACGTCAAACTCAACACACTGTGGtttagtaaataatattgcTTGAGCGAAACTTGAGGTTAGAATTAGcaatttaatcattttagCACGACcgatattaaataaatgtgttcTGGAAGTAAGTATTCCAGAGAAGTACACATCTTGCCTGCCACGTGCAGGATCCCATGATAAATATCATGGGCATAAAACTTCATTTGGGTGTagaaatttttaatttgggcagttttttatttttcttagCTGGTCTTGATTTTTCAGATCCATGTGCTGACTTTGACTTAGGTTTCATACGGTTGGCTATGATCTCAAAACTCTTAGATCCCTCAGGCAACGGCaacacaaaaatattagatTTAGGAATCTTtgataaacaacaaaagTCCTTTTTAAACAGTTTTAAGGGTTTCTGTTTATTTGAATAGCTGTAGTTCGGTATCAATTTGACTCCAAACTTGCTTTGCGGTATTCCGGGAGTACGCTC is a window of Theileria orientalis strain Shintoku DNA, chromosome 2, complete genome DNA encoding:
- a CDS encoding uncharacterized protein (transcription factor jumonji/aspartyl beta-hydroxylase domain containing protein), with the translated sequence MSLLGCSSAELGGCLEEWNPERLKSILKDCRISVHVSRESNLNFVSKNFEYEYMTVLEMFERIERSQKGLDEEPEYLYYRSLGHRPRKDPATLESVHPYLEETFKLPNSITEALEKSQVHSTVFRISQCGLELWTHYDAVDNFLVQVHGHKLILLFPPSALHKLLITDTSSPYRNICKFESNNNKDLLSAYDEALKVLLSPGDILFIPPAWSHAVHTNSAFKQDAPSSIEVCVSVNVFFLDPAVNYFSKNIYGNEDPMPIKRACDMLRSDFSKLSSQLPINLQKAFWSKVAAISLDYLNKL